A genomic region of Chryseobacterium sp. KACC 21268 contains the following coding sequences:
- the ruvA gene encoding Holliday junction branch migration protein RuvA, whose protein sequence is MIYSLRGLVQELTPTFVVVEVNGIGYYVSLSLQTSQNLKLNSEAFLFIQQIIREDAHLLFGFYSKEEKEMFNLLISVNGVGPVSALILLSSLSLSEAANAILSGNSAVIQKVKGIGVKTAERIIIDLRDKVGGFSISEEKLSNFANNKIKNEALSALEVLGISRKVSEKIADRILKQNPEVSIEELVKEILKNI, encoded by the coding sequence ATGATTTATTCTTTAAGAGGTTTGGTTCAGGAACTCACGCCTACTTTTGTCGTCGTGGAAGTTAATGGAATCGGATATTATGTAAGTCTCAGCTTGCAGACTTCCCAAAATTTAAAATTGAATTCTGAAGCTTTTCTATTCATTCAACAGATCATTCGCGAAGATGCGCATCTTCTTTTCGGCTTTTACAGCAAGGAGGAAAAGGAAATGTTCAACCTGTTAATAAGTGTTAACGGTGTTGGTCCTGTGTCAGCGTTAATATTGCTATCTTCGCTCAGCCTGTCCGAGGCTGCAAATGCCATACTTTCTGGCAACAGTGCAGTCATTCAAAAGGTGAAAGGCATAGGTGTGAAAACGGCCGAGCGGATTATCATCGATCTGCGTGATAAGGTTGGCGGATTCAGTATTTCTGAGGAGAAACTTTCTAATTTCGCAAACAATAAAATAAAGAATGAGGCGTTATCTGCTTTAGAAGTTTTAGGTATTTCCAGGAAAGTGAGTGAGAAAATCGCTGATAGAATTTTGAAGCAGAATCCTGAAGTTTCTATAGAAGAATTAGTCAAAGAGATTTTAAAAAACATTTAA
- a CDS encoding NADP-dependent malic enzyme, which yields MSKNSRDQIAFDKAALDYHSQEPKGKIEVIPSKPHSSQRDLSLAYSPGVAVPCMAIHDDPQKVYEYTSKGNLVAVISNGTAVLGLGDIGPEASKPVMEGKGLLFKIFAGINVFDIEINEKDPDKFIETVKAIAPTFGGINLEDIKAPEAFYIEQRLKEELDIPLMHDDQHGTAIISAAALINALEIAGKKIGEVKMVINGAGAAAVACAKLYISLGLDPKNILMCDSKGVINQRRENLTPEKLDFIAQTDIDTLEDAIKGSDVFIGLSKGNVMSAEMLLSMSENPIVFALANPDPEISYDLALATRPDVMMATGRSDYPNQVNNVLGFPYIFRGALDVQARGINEAMKLAAVYALAEIAKEPVPEMVKLAYNVTNMSFGKEYFIPKPFDNRLITKVSIAVAKAAMESGIAGKPIEDFEAYENQLLDRMGRDEKLVRMMQNRAKANPKRVTLGNGEEYNILKAAQILQEEGIAYPSLLGNKKLIKERMAEFGMDLDIPIIDPNDDENKETRKKYRETLWNKRNRKGINEYKAKRYVRQRDYFGPLMLEHGDTDALIVGFSKSYASILKPVLEIISKKPGVNKVAAMMMILTEKKPLFFADTSINKNPSAEDLVDIAKMAEITVKSFAIEPRIAMLGYENFSAKGESSKKVAAAVKILHEKYPKMVVDGEIQPDFALNSDHLADYPFSKLGTNPANVLVFPNLESANLSYKIIRGMKAAQTIGPILMGLDQPVHVLQMRSSVDEIVNLATIAVLDAQTKEKK from the coding sequence ATGTCAAAAAATTCAAGAGATCAGATCGCTTTCGATAAGGCCGCTTTAGATTATCACAGTCAGGAACCAAAAGGTAAGATCGAAGTCATTCCTTCAAAACCGCATTCATCACAAAGAGATCTTTCGCTGGCTTATTCTCCAGGTGTTGCCGTGCCTTGTATGGCGATCCACGATGATCCTCAAAAAGTTTACGAATATACATCCAAAGGAAATCTAGTTGCCGTGATCTCCAATGGAACAGCCGTTCTAGGTCTAGGTGACATTGGTCCCGAAGCTTCAAAACCAGTAATGGAAGGAAAAGGTTTGCTTTTCAAGATCTTCGCAGGCATCAATGTTTTTGATATTGAGATCAACGAAAAAGATCCAGACAAATTCATCGAAACGGTAAAAGCGATCGCGCCAACGTTCGGAGGAATTAATCTTGAAGATATCAAAGCGCCAGAAGCATTCTATATAGAACAAAGACTGAAAGAAGAATTGGATATTCCATTGATGCACGATGATCAGCACGGAACCGCAATTATCTCCGCAGCCGCTTTGATCAACGCTTTGGAAATTGCAGGAAAGAAAATAGGGGAAGTGAAAATGGTGATCAATGGAGCTGGAGCTGCTGCAGTAGCTTGTGCGAAATTGTACATTTCATTAGGTCTTGATCCAAAAAATATATTGATGTGTGACAGCAAAGGTGTCATCAATCAAAGAAGAGAAAACTTGACACCCGAGAAACTGGATTTCATAGCTCAAACGGATATCGATACTTTGGAAGATGCTATCAAAGGTTCTGATGTTTTCATCGGTTTGTCAAAAGGAAATGTGATGTCTGCAGAGATGTTGCTTTCGATGTCAGAAAATCCGATTGTTTTTGCTTTGGCAAATCCAGATCCTGAGATCAGTTATGATCTGGCATTGGCAACAAGACCAGACGTGATGATGGCAACCGGACGAAGTGACTATCCTAATCAGGTGAACAATGTTCTTGGTTTCCCATACATTTTCCGCGGTGCATTGGATGTTCAGGCAAGAGGAATCAACGAAGCAATGAAGTTGGCAGCAGTTTATGCGTTGGCAGAAATCGCAAAAGAACCAGTTCCTGAAATGGTAAAACTGGCCTACAACGTAACGAATATGAGTTTCGGGAAAGAGTATTTCATCCCGAAACCATTTGATAACAGATTGATCACCAAAGTTTCTATCGCTGTTGCAAAAGCAGCTATGGAAAGTGGGATCGCTGGAAAACCGATCGAGGATTTCGAAGCTTACGAAAATCAATTACTGGACAGAATGGGACGAGATGAAAAACTAGTCCGAATGATGCAAAACCGCGCCAAAGCAAATCCAAAAAGAGTAACGCTTGGAAACGGAGAAGAATACAATATTCTGAAAGCAGCACAGATTCTACAAGAAGAAGGCATTGCTTACCCAAGTCTTTTAGGAAACAAAAAACTCATCAAAGAAAGAATGGCGGAATTTGGGATGGATCTCGATATTCCGATCATCGATCCGAATGATGATGAGAACAAAGAAACGCGTAAGAAATATAGAGAAACCCTTTGGAACAAAAGAAACCGAAAAGGAATCAACGAATATAAAGCGAAACGCTACGTAAGACAACGCGATTACTTCGGTCCATTGATGTTGGAGCACGGTGATACAGATGCATTGATCGTTGGATTTTCGAAAAGTTATGCATCGATCCTGAAACCAGTTCTAGAGATCATCTCCAAAAAACCAGGTGTGAACAAAGTGGCGGCGATGATGATGATCTTGACAGAGAAGAAACCATTATTCTTCGCAGATACTTCCATTAATAAAAATCCTTCCGCAGAAGATCTGGTTGATATTGCAAAAATGGCAGAGATCACGGTGAAGTCTTTTGCGATCGAACCAAGAATTGCAATGTTAGGTTACGAGAACTTCTCCGCAAAAGGAGAATCTTCCAAAAAAGTAGCGGCAGCAGTAAAAATTCTTCACGAGAAATATCCGAAAATGGTCGTTGATGGAGAGATCCAACCAGATTTCGCTTTGAACAGCGACCACTTGGCAGATTATCCATTCTCTAAATTAGGAACAAACCCGGCCAACGTTTTGGTCTTCCCAAATCTTGAAAGTGCAAACCTTTCTTACAAAATCATCAGAGGAATGAAGGCGGCTCAAACCATCGGACCGATCTTGATGGGATTGGATCAGCCAGTTCACGTTCTTCAAATGAGATCGAGTGTGGACGAGATCGTCAATCTTGCTACGATTGCAGTTTTGGACGCACAGACGAAAGAGAAAAAATAA
- a CDS encoding ATPase translates to MIAIVDGGSTKCDWVILENDGTEVLKTETIGFNPNIIKAELIAPEIENNQALSKFHDYIENIFFYGSGCGTPENRLIVEREIQKVFLNAQVNIKEDLLAAAYAAYRGVPAIVCILGTGSNACYFDGEKVKTELPSLGFLIGDEGSGSALGKQLVRHYFMKKLPPDLHQQFTEIYQLNIDDLLKNMYHNPRANAYMADFTRFIVDRKTHPYFQNFIYKELKNFLEFQVMPYEECRSSEVNFIGSIAYFFEDILRAAASDFHLKIGTVVQKPIESLVNYHRDYIIPKL, encoded by the coding sequence ATGATTGCTATTGTTGATGGAGGGTCTACCAAATGCGACTGGGTTATCCTGGAAAATGATGGTACAGAAGTACTCAAGACCGAGACCATCGGTTTCAATCCTAATATTATAAAAGCAGAATTGATTGCGCCCGAAATAGAAAACAATCAGGCACTTTCCAAATTCCACGATTACATAGAAAATATCTTCTTCTACGGCTCCGGCTGCGGAACGCCAGAAAACAGATTGATTGTCGAGCGAGAGATTCAAAAAGTGTTTCTTAATGCGCAGGTCAATATCAAAGAAGACCTTTTGGCGGCGGCGTATGCGGCTTACAGAGGTGTTCCGGCGATTGTCTGCATTCTGGGAACGGGCTCCAATGCGTGCTACTTTGATGGCGAAAAAGTCAAGACAGAATTACCTTCGTTAGGATTTCTCATTGGTGACGAAGGCAGCGGAAGTGCACTCGGAAAGCAATTGGTGCGTCATTATTTTATGAAGAAACTACCGCCAGATCTGCACCAGCAGTTTACTGAGATTTATCAGTTGAACATCGATGATCTGCTCAAAAATATGTACCACAATCCACGGGCGAACGCTTATATGGCAGATTTTACACGCTTCATTGTGGACCGAAAAACGCATCCGTATTTTCAGAATTTCATCTACAAAGAACTCAAGAATTTCCTTGAGTTTCAGGTGATGCCGTACGAAGAGTGTCGCAGCAGCGAGGTCAATTTCATAGGTTCGATTGCCTACTTTTTCGAGGATATTTTACGTGCAGCAGCCTCGGATTTCCATTTGAAAATTGGGACCGTTGTTCAAAAACCGATAGAAAGTCTGGTGAATTATCATCGTGACTATATCATTCCAAAGCTTTAA
- a CDS encoding GtrA family protein codes for MKQLLLRHKQVLLFIIAGGLSAIVEIGSFKILSVYLPKMFASEYNLYGIKYPFSNIFSTSCGIITNYFLSIWFVFERGKHSKRKEFAYFISVSVVSTFISLILFQILYHYVFKDAVDLGFYVLSQEMMSKISSILIVSLLNYSVKKKVIFNG; via the coding sequence ATGAAACAATTACTACTTCGTCACAAACAAGTCCTACTCTTCATCATCGCTGGTGGATTAAGCGCCATTGTAGAAATCGGGAGCTTCAAAATCCTAAGCGTTTATCTTCCAAAAATGTTTGCAAGTGAATATAATCTGTACGGAATCAAATATCCGTTTAGCAATATTTTCTCTACAAGTTGTGGAATCATTACGAATTATTTTCTGAGCATCTGGTTTGTGTTTGAACGAGGGAAACATTCAAAGCGGAAAGAGTTCGCTTATTTTATTTCTGTTTCGGTGGTTTCCACATTTATCAGTTTGATTTTGTTCCAGATTCTTTACCATTATGTTTTCAAAGACGCAGTGGATTTAGGTTTCTATGTATTGTCTCAAGAAATGATGAGTAAAATAAGTTCTATCTTGATTGTTTCGCTTCTCAATTATTCTGTAAAGAAAAAAGTGATATTTAACGGATAA
- a CDS encoding lysophospholipid acyltransferase family protein, producing MKVLLVYAWRFWMIVVATIFTLIFFLPVYLLSIRKEDYKACYFFIRIWAMGIFYGTGFRYRIINKTDKKIDKNQPYVIISNHTSLMDVMIPCILFPNHPLCYVGKKELEKIPVFGSVYRRVCVMVDRKSARSRADVYRRCAERMQDGQSVVIFPEGGVPDDTSIILDDFKDGAFILSTKHQFPIAVYTFVGLKEMFPFDNKKGYPGRVDIFFNDILTPDAPLKELKEKAHEEMRLSLIEKLK from the coding sequence ATGAAGGTTTTGTTGGTTTATGCCTGGCGGTTTTGGATGATAGTTGTGGCGACTATTTTCACATTGATTTTTTTTCTCCCAGTTTATCTCTTATCCATCCGCAAGGAAGATTACAAAGCCTGCTACTTCTTCATCCGCATCTGGGCGATGGGGATTTTCTACGGCACTGGTTTTCGCTACCGAATCATTAATAAGACCGATAAAAAAATCGATAAAAATCAGCCGTATGTCATCATTTCCAACCATACTTCTTTGATGGATGTGATGATTCCGTGCATCCTTTTCCCCAATCATCCACTTTGCTACGTTGGTAAAAAGGAACTTGAGAAGATTCCGGTTTTTGGAAGTGTGTACAGAAGAGTCTGCGTGATGGTGGACCGGAAAAGTGCGAGAAGCCGCGCCGACGTTTACAGAAGATGTGCTGAGAGAATGCAGGACGGACAAAGCGTTGTCATCTTCCCAGAAGGTGGCGTTCCTGATGACACGAGTATTATTCTTGATGATTTCAAAGACGGCGCTTTTATCCTTTCTACCAAACATCAGTTTCCAATTGCCGTTTACACTTTTGTTGGACTTAAGGAAATGTTTCCTTTTGATAATAAAAAAGGATATCCTGGCCGCGTTGATATTTTCTTCAATGATATCTTGACGCCGGACGCTCCTTTGAAAGAACTCAAAGAAAAAGCGCACGAGGAAATGCGATTGTCCCTTATTGAGAAATTAAAATAA
- a CDS encoding MFS transporter, which produces METQKTNWAQFIPLVTVFFFWGFVAASNDILIPVFKKAFDLTQGQSQLVSVAFYIAYTVGSIIYMLISLAIGKDLVNKIGYKNGLALGLTISALGTLLFYPAANLQSFPLMLAGLFTVALGFSLQQTVANPLAIALGPITTGSQRLTLAGGINNLGTTIGPLIVSFAIFGSAASENTNMSIESVKIPYLVLGVAFLAVAILLKLSSLPEHPATIEETATEEGGAKNSALKYPQLLLGMLAIFIYVGVEVSTASNLPAYMETIVNSQTGVLYTLQEVSPFISLYWASLMIGRWTGAVEAFTDNMSLQKILRFVAPYLAFGVFLLVNAVAKHDLSPFYVYGLIILVLIGADMASKGNPARMLLIFSALGIIAITIGMFTDGIVSIYAFTSVGLFCSTLWPCIFTLAVSGLGKHTSQGSSFLIMMIMGGGIVSWLQGVVSESIGIQHSYIVGILCFAYLAFYAWKVSGILRNQGISFDKKVSGGH; this is translated from the coding sequence ATGGAAACACAAAAAACCAATTGGGCACAGTTTATCCCGCTCGTCACCGTTTTTTTCTTCTGGGGATTTGTCGCGGCAAGTAACGACATCTTGATTCCAGTTTTCAAAAAAGCATTCGATTTGACACAAGGTCAAAGTCAGCTCGTGTCCGTCGCATTCTACATTGCCTACACAGTTGGTTCCATCATTTATATGTTGATTTCATTGGCAATCGGAAAAGATTTGGTCAATAAGATTGGTTATAAAAACGGATTGGCGTTAGGACTCACGATTTCGGCTTTGGGAACATTACTATTCTATCCTGCTGCAAATCTTCAATCCTTTCCGTTGATGCTTGCCGGATTGTTTACCGTAGCATTAGGATTCTCATTACAACAAACTGTGGCGAATCCATTGGCAATTGCGCTTGGACCTATTACAACCGGTTCTCAGCGATTGACCTTGGCTGGAGGAATCAACAATCTTGGAACCACTATTGGACCATTGATCGTGAGTTTTGCCATCTTTGGTTCTGCTGCTTCCGAGAATACCAATATGAGTATCGAAAGTGTAAAAATCCCTTACCTGGTTTTGGGTGTAGCATTTTTAGCAGTAGCGATTTTGCTTAAATTATCTTCTTTGCCAGAACATCCAGCGACCATAGAAGAAACGGCAACAGAAGAAGGCGGCGCAAAAAATTCCGCTTTGAAGTATCCTCAATTGCTATTGGGAATGCTGGCCATCTTCATCTATGTAGGTGTAGAAGTTTCTACTGCAAGTAATTTGCCTGCGTATATGGAAACTATCGTGAATTCTCAAACAGGCGTTCTTTATACTTTGCAAGAAGTTTCTCCATTCATTTCGCTTTATTGGGCGAGTTTGATGATTGGCCGTTGGACAGGTGCTGTAGAAGCTTTCACAGACAATATGAGTCTTCAAAAAATCTTACGTTTCGTTGCACCATATTTAGCTTTCGGTGTTTTCCTTTTGGTAAATGCTGTTGCTAAGCACGACCTTTCTCCTTTCTATGTTTATGGACTAATCATTTTGGTATTGATTGGTGCTGATATGGCAAGCAAGGGAAATCCCGCAAGAATGCTATTAATTTTCTCAGCACTTGGAATCATTGCAATTACGATTGGAATGTTTACAGACGGCATCGTGAGTATCTACGCTTTCACCAGTGTTGGATTGTTCTGTAGTACGCTTTGGCCTTGTATTTTCACATTGGCAGTTAGTGGCCTTGGAAAACACACGAGTCAAGGAAGCAGTTTCCTTATTATGATGATTATGGGTGGTGGAATTGTAAGCTGGCTACAAGGTGTGGTTTCTGAAAGTATTGGAATTCAGCACAGTTATATCGTTGGGATTTTATGTTTTGCCTACTTGGCTTTCTATGCTTGGAAAGTGAGTGGAATCCTAAGAAACCAAGGTATTAGTTTTGATAAAAAAGTTTCAGGTGGACACTAA
- a CDS encoding DUF3810 domain-containing protein: protein MDTKKNIFLKNKFWAIILVAQFSLFYILSKIDFAVDFFSHLFEWKKNFHVLLFSKFGFSVGDVIYTLVSLYLVFAIINLIRKKKSETLKQLFIFTNVAYFIYQCFWGMLYFQTPIIKKLPKKDITEQDLKNLTIKYLALCKETREQVSEDKRGIFIINDLKKIEMEILSQQKNLPRNITSKNSVAILSVKPSLYNQAMNYTGILGYYNPFTAESQFNPNLPSTQLPFTLAHEMSHQMGFAREQEASFIAYLCAKNSENQDLKYSTQLYVLKSLLRNLSIKDESFVKNILSNYSDKMKKDRNSEIEFLKNHESVLADVFGFTNDLFLKSNQQDGSITYSYFITLVALYEA from the coding sequence GTGGACACTAAAAAGAACATCTTTCTTAAAAATAAATTTTGGGCAATCATTCTGGTTGCCCAATTTTCGTTATTCTACATCCTATCGAAAATAGATTTCGCCGTTGATTTCTTTTCGCATCTTTTTGAATGGAAAAAGAACTTTCACGTCCTTCTATTTTCGAAGTTTGGATTTTCTGTTGGTGATGTTATTTATACGCTTGTTTCACTGTATTTGGTCTTTGCAATCATTAATCTTATTAGAAAGAAAAAGAGTGAGACACTAAAGCAACTATTTATTTTTACTAATGTTGCCTACTTCATCTATCAATGTTTTTGGGGAATGCTTTATTTCCAAACTCCCATCATCAAAAAACTCCCGAAAAAAGATATTACTGAACAAGATTTAAAAAACCTGACCATCAAATATCTCGCACTTTGCAAAGAAACGAGAGAACAAGTTTCTGAAGACAAGAGAGGAATTTTTATCATTAATGATTTAAAGAAAATTGAGATGGAGATACTTTCTCAACAAAAGAATTTGCCGCGAAATATCACTTCAAAAAATTCCGTTGCAATCTTATCTGTTAAACCAAGTCTGTACAATCAGGCGATGAATTATACGGGCATTTTAGGCTACTATAATCCTTTCACGGCTGAATCACAATTCAACCCCAATTTACCTTCTACACAACTTCCTTTTACGCTTGCTCACGAGATGTCGCATCAGATGGGATTTGCCCGCGAACAGGAAGCCAGTTTTATTGCTTATCTGTGTGCTAAAAACTCGGAGAATCAAGATTTGAAATACAGCACTCAGCTTTATGTTTTAAAAAGTTTGTTGAGAAATCTGTCCATCAAAGATGAATCATTTGTCAAAAATATTTTATCCAATTATTCCGACAAAATGAAAAAGGACAGAAATAGCGAAATCGAGTTTTTGAAAAATCACGAAAGTGTATTGGCCGATGTTTTTGGATTCACAAACGACCTATTCCTAAAATCCAATCAGCAGGATGGCAGCATTACTTATTCTTACTTCATCACCCTTGTTGCTCTTTATGAAGCATAA
- a CDS encoding thioredoxin-like domain-containing protein, with protein sequence MKKLLLASAILLSTYSFAQFNVKVEIPTYLADSEVYLYGFNGSKEILYSKAKISGNTASFKVDKQYVGMMRAFFKKANSSVNMISENKDINFRIELDSKNKISNVIFQDQANLLFSSEVELQKKQELILPALIQIKDYYKPSESFYKSLESEINVLSNNDLSAYTNHPFLEFYNKNQKYSNQEKVAELKPEDFINFYSKSGEYLETSTILKPSLINFLNVSKSNVEGNVDKLLDAVNLETPRGQTILSELIEIFSTYGMDKLKDKYLTQANNLKCTINDRLASTIKANKNTEIGAKMPNNTFVNAIHTKAKSLYDIKASKKIVVFWSSTCSHCEAELPKLLEKYDKLKAQNIEIVGFSLDSSLEDFKAKANLYPWVNDSEGKGWYSSYGDTYNIVATPTYFVLDADNKIVSKPNHVGDVLDYLKVN encoded by the coding sequence ATGAAAAAATTATTATTAGCGAGTGCCATTTTACTATCCACATATTCATTTGCACAGTTTAATGTAAAGGTTGAAATCCCAACCTATCTGGCAGATTCTGAAGTTTATCTTTATGGATTTAATGGTTCTAAAGAGATTCTCTATTCCAAGGCGAAAATATCAGGAAATACAGCTTCGTTTAAAGTTGATAAGCAATACGTAGGAATGATGAGGGCTTTTTTCAAGAAAGCAAATTCTTCTGTGAATATGATTTCTGAAAATAAGGATATTAATTTTAGAATTGAACTTGACTCGAAAAATAAAATATCAAACGTAATTTTCCAGGATCAAGCTAACCTGCTTTTTAGCTCTGAGGTAGAATTGCAAAAGAAACAAGAGTTGATCCTTCCCGCACTGATACAGATTAAAGACTATTACAAGCCATCAGAGAGCTTCTATAAGTCATTAGAAAGCGAAATAAATGTTTTGTCAAACAACGATCTTTCTGCCTATACAAATCATCCTTTCCTGGAGTTTTACAACAAAAATCAAAAGTATTCCAATCAGGAGAAAGTTGCAGAATTGAAGCCAGAGGATTTTATCAACTTCTATTCTAAGTCTGGTGAATATTTGGAAACGTCAACGATTCTAAAACCATCTCTCATCAACTTCCTGAATGTCTCTAAGTCGAATGTCGAAGGAAATGTAGATAAGCTGCTAGATGCTGTCAATTTGGAGACGCCGAGAGGGCAAACCATCTTATCTGAACTCATCGAGATTTTCAGCACTTATGGGATGGATAAGCTAAAGGATAAATATCTTACCCAAGCCAATAATCTCAAATGTACCATCAATGACAGATTGGCTTCGACTATAAAGGCGAATAAGAATACAGAGATTGGTGCCAAGATGCCAAACAATACATTCGTCAACGCCATCCATACCAAAGCTAAATCTCTGTATGATATCAAAGCTTCGAAAAAGATTGTCGTTTTCTGGTCGTCCACGTGTTCTCATTGCGAAGCTGAATTACCTAAGCTTCTGGAGAAGTATGACAAGCTAAAAGCTCAAAATATAGAAATTGTAGGTTTTTCCCTGGATAGCAGTTTAGAAGACTTCAAAGCGAAGGCAAATCTTTATCCGTGGGTCAATGATTCCGAGGGAAAAGGATGGTACAGCTCTTATGGAGATACTTATAACATTGTGGCGACACCAACTTATTTTGTCTTAGATGCTGACAATAAAATCGTTAGCAAACCAAATCACGTGGGAGATGTATTAGATTACTTAAAAGTTAATTAA
- a CDS encoding signal peptidase, with protein MMNLISKKTYSLLLFAISILSFAQSVPPPPENPESGDIGAYPASPIDAYTLVLFLLAIVMIVFFMMKQKQGTVE; from the coding sequence ATGATGAATCTTATTTCAAAAAAAACTTATAGCCTCTTATTGTTTGCAATAAGTATATTAAGTTTTGCGCAATCAGTCCCACCGCCGCCGGAAAATCCAGAATCCGGAGATATAGGTGCGTATCCTGCCTCTCCAATTGATGCATACACATTAGTTTTGTTTCTTTTAGCAATAGTAATGATTGTATTTTTTATGATGAAGCAGAAACAAGGAACCGTAGAATAA